One Williamsia phyllosphaerae DNA segment encodes these proteins:
- a CDS encoding ABC transporter permease, which yields MGAIVVVPLLFLGVFFVWPVGALIRRAFDVSDGAGLGALLARTDAWGLLGFTLAQAAGSTVVALLVAAPIVWLVAVAAPRWSTALMVLVTVPFVLPTVVVGMAFRALLGRGGPLAGLGWDGSVWSILAAHAFLNVAVIVRVVGSVWRTMDPRAEQAARTLGATPWRAFRTVVLPRLAAPVLASSALVFLFCASSFGVVLILGNGRWQTLETAIYTQAIGYFDIPAAVALSMVQIVLVVIVVGAARVLTPRTEAVAARSAVPTPLAGLRAVGAAGATVWAVVLLVGPLAVVALRSVRPTSGGSVTDLDSWTLSGYRSLTESVNGETPLQTLQYSAISALWATVLAMTVGLLGALALARSRGAVATVGAGLALLPLGVSAVTVGFGYLVVLASLPAEVAAWPGVVPAVQALIAAPIVIRIIAPALAAVPTSLRHAAASLGASPWRVWRTVDLPLIWRSLGVATAFAFIIALGEFGATGFVARPGTTTLPVLIGSALNRPGADSLATAMACSMLLIAATAVVVVIMESLRGVEGSEF from the coding sequence GTGGGCGCGATCGTCGTCGTCCCCCTGCTGTTCCTCGGTGTGTTCTTCGTCTGGCCGGTCGGTGCGCTGATCCGGCGCGCGTTCGACGTCTCCGACGGTGCCGGTCTCGGGGCACTGCTCGCGCGAACCGATGCGTGGGGACTGCTCGGCTTCACCCTCGCGCAGGCCGCCGGTTCGACCGTGGTCGCCCTCCTCGTCGCGGCCCCGATCGTCTGGTTGGTCGCGGTCGCGGCGCCTCGGTGGTCGACGGCGCTGATGGTCCTCGTGACGGTGCCGTTCGTGCTGCCGACCGTGGTGGTCGGGATGGCCTTTCGCGCGCTGCTGGGCCGTGGCGGGCCGCTGGCCGGGCTGGGGTGGGATGGCTCGGTGTGGTCGATCCTCGCCGCGCACGCCTTCCTCAACGTCGCGGTGATCGTCCGGGTCGTGGGGTCGGTGTGGCGCACGATGGACCCGCGGGCCGAACAGGCCGCACGCACCCTCGGCGCCACGCCGTGGCGGGCCTTTCGCACCGTCGTGCTCCCGCGCCTCGCCGCCCCGGTCCTCGCCTCGTCCGCGCTGGTGTTCCTGTTCTGCGCCAGCAGCTTCGGCGTGGTCCTCATCCTGGGCAACGGCCGGTGGCAGACGCTGGAGACGGCGATCTACACCCAGGCCATCGGCTACTTCGACATACCCGCGGCGGTGGCGCTCTCGATGGTGCAGATCGTCCTGGTCGTCATCGTCGTCGGTGCCGCCCGCGTGCTCACCCCCCGCACCGAGGCGGTCGCGGCCAGGTCCGCGGTCCCGACGCCGTTGGCCGGTCTGCGTGCGGTGGGTGCCGCGGGGGCGACGGTGTGGGCGGTCGTCCTGCTCGTCGGCCCCCTCGCGGTGGTCGCGCTGCGCTCGGTCCGCCCCACCTCCGGGGGCTCGGTGACCGATCTCGACTCGTGGACGTTGTCCGGGTACCGATCGCTCACCGAATCGGTCAACGGCGAGACGCCCCTGCAGACCCTGCAGTACAGCGCGATCAGCGCACTGTGGGCGACCGTGCTGGCGATGACCGTCGGACTGCTCGGAGCCCTCGCGCTGGCGAGGTCGCGAGGCGCGGTCGCGACCGTCGGAGCCGGGCTGGCGCTGCTGCCGCTCGGGGTGAGCGCGGTGACCGTCGGGTTCGGCTATCTCGTCGTGCTCGCGTCACTGCCCGCCGAGGTCGCCGCGTGGCCCGGGGTGGTCCCCGCGGTACAGGCGCTCATCGCCGCGCCGATCGTCATCCGCATCATCGCCCCCGCCCTAGCGGCCGTGCCGACGTCGCTGCGACACGCCGCGGCGAGTCTCGGCGCCTCACCCTGGCGTGTCTGGCGCACGGTCGACCTGCCACTGATCTGGCGATCTCTGGGCGTGGCCACGGCGTTCGCGTTCATCATCGCGCTCGGCGAGTTCGGGGCGACCGGCTTCGTGGCCCGGCCGGGCACCACCACGCTGCCGGTGCTGATCGGGTCCGCGTTGAACCGGCCCGGTGCCGACAGCCTCGCGACCGCCATGGCGTGTTCGATGCTGTTGATCGCGGCGACGGCGGTGGTCGTGGTCATCATGGAGTCCCTGCGCGGCGTGGAAGGCAGTGAGTTCTAG
- a CDS encoding ABC transporter ATP-binding protein yields MLDIRSLRVAYRDQIVLDDLDLSIGTDGSVVTALLGPSGCGKSTLIRAITGIERPSAGVISFDGVDLADVPTHRRDFGVVFQDGQLLPGRTVSANIGYGLRARRWSRSATAQRVDELLDLVGLPGLEDRPVSELSGGQAQRVALARALAPNPRLLLLDEPLSSLDRRLRERLAVDIAEILRAAGTPTILVTHDHQEAAVLADRIAIMSQGSIVQSGTPDALWRTPTDEWVARFVGCTSIVTARMDGDVAVTAVGRVTLPDRDAAETATQRQLGLRPRSLVVTSTSAVLARVESVAALPEEYLLQIRLPSGAQYAAVSDRAVSVGDEVAVALDPDRIAVIG; encoded by the coding sequence ATGCTCGACATCCGATCACTACGGGTCGCCTACCGCGACCAGATCGTCCTCGACGACCTCGACCTCAGCATCGGGACCGACGGGTCGGTGGTCACCGCACTGCTCGGTCCGTCCGGGTGCGGCAAGTCGACCCTGATCCGGGCCATCACCGGCATCGAACGCCCGAGTGCCGGCGTGATCAGTTTCGACGGGGTCGATCTCGCCGACGTGCCCACCCATCGCCGTGACTTCGGTGTGGTGTTCCAGGACGGCCAACTCCTGCCGGGGAGAACGGTGTCGGCGAACATCGGCTACGGCCTGCGTGCGCGCCGATGGTCCCGGTCGGCGACCGCCCAGCGCGTCGACGAGCTGCTCGACCTGGTCGGCCTGCCCGGTCTCGAGGACCGGCCGGTGTCCGAGCTCTCCGGCGGTCAGGCGCAGCGGGTCGCCCTCGCCCGCGCACTCGCGCCCAATCCCCGACTCCTCCTGCTCGACGAACCGCTGTCCTCGCTGGACCGTCGCCTGCGTGAACGTCTGGCCGTCGACATCGCCGAGATCCTCCGAGCAGCAGGTACCCCCACGATCCTGGTGACGCACGACCATCAGGAGGCGGCGGTCCTGGCCGATCGGATCGCGATCATGTCGCAGGGGTCCATCGTGCAGTCGGGAACCCCGGACGCGCTCTGGCGCACCCCGACCGATGAGTGGGTCGCGCGATTCGTCGGCTGCACCAGCATCGTCACCGCGCGGATGGACGGCGACGTCGCGGTCACCGCGGTCGGGCGTGTCACGCTGCCGGACCGCGATGCCGCCGAGACCGCGACGCAGCGGCAGTTGGGGCTACGACCGCGATCGCTGGTGGTGACGTCGACGTCCGCCGTGCTCGCGCGGGTGGAATCGGTTGCGGCCCTGCCCGAGGAGTACCTGCTGCAGATCCGGCTGCCGTCCGGTGCGCAGTACGCGGCGGTGTCCGACCGGGCGGTGTCGGTGGGCGACGAGGTCGCGGTGGCCCTCGACCCGGATCGCATCGCGGTGATCGGATGA
- a CDS encoding (deoxy)nucleoside triphosphate pyrophosphohydrolase encodes MSRLVVAGAIVDSGRLLMAQRARPEHLAGLWELPGGKVEVGETTADALRRELDEELDIEVTVGESVGAPVDVADGVALVALRAELVAGTPQPREHLAIRWVDADELAALCAQGAVVPADTAWLPDLDALLRGE; translated from the coding sequence ATGAGTCGGCTCGTCGTCGCGGGTGCGATCGTCGATTCCGGTCGGCTGCTGATGGCGCAACGCGCACGCCCGGAACATCTGGCCGGCCTGTGGGAACTGCCCGGCGGCAAGGTCGAGGTGGGGGAGACCACCGCGGACGCGCTACGCCGGGAACTGGACGAGGAACTGGACATCGAGGTGACGGTGGGCGAATCCGTCGGGGCGCCGGTCGACGTCGCCGACGGGGTCGCCCTCGTCGCGCTGCGTGCCGAACTGGTCGCCGGGACACCGCAGCCGCGAGAGCATCTCGCGATCCGGTGGGTCGACGCCGACGAACTCGCCGCGCTCTGCGCCCAGGGAGCCGTGGTTCCCGCCGACACGGCCTGGTTGCCCGATCTCGACGCGTTGCTACGAGGAGAGTAG
- a CDS encoding PASTA domain-containing protein translates to MSLPPTSRFDHGDETDPFDKQDQPAPRRNAPAWIILGSAVVLLVVVIGVVIASGGGDDTPAAPAAASTVTVERTVAPTTTTPSSSSVAPRPTASAADGAGVMPDVVCMNLQAAQDRIQKTGVFYSRSEDATGKGRAQLFDRNWIVVSQSPAPGSRIGEGDAVLSVVKTDEPNDC, encoded by the coding sequence ATGTCATTGCCGCCGACCAGCCGCTTCGATCACGGGGACGAGACCGACCCGTTCGACAAGCAGGACCAACCCGCGCCGCGTCGCAACGCTCCGGCCTGGATCATCCTCGGATCCGCCGTGGTGCTCCTCGTCGTCGTGATCGGCGTGGTCATCGCGAGCGGGGGAGGTGACGACACCCCGGCTGCCCCCGCGGCCGCGAGCACCGTCACCGTCGAACGGACGGTGGCCCCGACCACGACCACCCCGTCGAGCAGTTCGGTCGCACCCCGACCCACCGCGTCGGCGGCCGACGGTGCCGGCGTCATGCCCGACGTCGTGTGCATGAATCTGCAGGCGGCGCAGGACCGCATCCAGAAGACCGGCGTGTTCTACTCCCGCAGCGAGGACGCCACCGGCAAGGGGCGAGCCCAGTTGTTCGATCGCAATTGGATCGTGGTCTCGCAGTCACCCGCGCCCGGTTCGCGCATCGGTGAGGGCGACGCAGTGCTGTCGGTGGTCAAGACCGACGAGCCCAACGACTGCTGA
- a CDS encoding DUF4185 domain-containing protein, protein MSALRRSVVLMTTVCTAAATLAGVGLAGPASAAPCGNEGLLGSSPLGQAIGNAFGSSGAGPLLGKSSAQGPLPVVNSGNTRPVAWVTGGKSPNRTDTRFGISGTDLGISWDNGSGQTLMAFGDTFGDCNAPRQQWRHNLILRTTDIDPADGVTIGDGVPGDVRSGAVVASATPRYASESIPALEVSGVEVTTIPTAAIAIDGVQYMNFMSVRQWGGPGRWVTNSSAIAVSRDNGQTWATDPKTVRLNLPVSIPGVEQVDDSNGKYQQNAYLRGRGEDQYIYQYGTPNGRYGAAFLCRFLPGNILDLSKYEYYTGDAGDPWSSETTKSKAVVTEPVSEMSVSWNNRLQKYLMLYGNEANGTIAMRTATKPEGPFGAPITLLTRQQLGGVYAPYVYPATGGDDRYLYFTASRWSDYNVMMLRTDLTQITAG, encoded by the coding sequence ATGTCCGCCCTACGTCGCAGCGTCGTCCTGATGACCACCGTCTGCACCGCCGCGGCCACCCTCGCCGGCGTCGGTCTGGCCGGCCCGGCGTCGGCCGCGCCCTGCGGCAACGAGGGGTTGCTCGGATCATCGCCGCTGGGCCAGGCGATCGGCAACGCGTTCGGCAGCAGCGGCGCCGGCCCCCTGCTGGGGAAGAGCAGTGCCCAGGGGCCGCTCCCGGTGGTGAACTCCGGCAACACCCGTCCGGTCGCATGGGTGACCGGCGGCAAGTCGCCGAACCGCACCGACACCCGCTTCGGCATCTCCGGTACCGACCTCGGTATCTCCTGGGACAACGGCTCCGGACAGACCCTCATGGCGTTCGGCGACACCTTCGGCGACTGCAACGCACCGCGGCAGCAGTGGCGACACAACCTCATCCTGCGCACCACCGACATCGATCCCGCCGACGGTGTCACGATCGGCGACGGGGTGCCCGGTGACGTCCGGTCCGGCGCCGTCGTCGCCTCGGCCACACCGCGTTACGCGAGCGAGTCCATCCCGGCACTGGAGGTCTCGGGCGTCGAGGTGACCACCATCCCGACCGCGGCGATCGCCATCGACGGCGTGCAGTACATGAACTTCATGTCGGTCCGTCAGTGGGGCGGACCGGGCCGGTGGGTGACCAACAGCTCGGCCATCGCGGTCTCACGGGACAACGGTCAGACGTGGGCCACCGACCCGAAGACGGTGCGGCTCAACCTGCCCGTGTCGATCCCCGGTGTCGAGCAGGTCGACGACAGCAACGGCAAATACCAGCAGAACGCCTACCTGCGCGGCCGTGGCGAGGACCAGTACATCTACCAGTACGGCACCCCCAACGGACGCTACGGCGCCGCCTTCCTCTGCCGCTTCCTGCCCGGCAACATCCTCGACCTGAGCAAGTATGAGTACTACACCGGCGACGCGGGCGATCCCTGGTCATCGGAGACCACGAAGTCGAAAGCGGTTGTCACCGAACCGGTCAGCGAGATGTCGGTGTCCTGGAACAACCGGCTGCAGAAGTACCTGATGCTCTACGGCAACGAGGCGAACGGCACCATAGCAATGCGCACCGCGACCAAGCCCGAGGGACCGTTCGGCGCACCCATCACGCTGCTCACCCGCCAGCAGCTCGGCGGCGTCTACGCGCCGTACGTGTACCCGGCCACCGGCGGCGACGACCGCTACCTGTACTTCACCGCGTCACGCTGGTCGGACTACAACGTGATGATGCTGCGCACCGACCTGACACAGATCACCGCCGGCTGA
- a CDS encoding DUF4185 domain-containing protein — protein MRFRSILAVVTTASVALSVAATIGVTAPASAAPCGNRGIFGSSLAFGSSLGGLLGRRSDQKPLPRVLTGNTRTVGWVTGALSPNRTDTRFGISGTDLGISWDNGSGQTLMAFGDTYGDCNAPGQQWRHNTILRTSDTTPGDGVTIPSGIPGNVRSGASVSAGAPRRASESVPSPGIPGVAITTIPTAGIAINGIQFMNYMSVRSWGDAGRWVTNYSAVAVSRDNGQTWTTAQSTVRPNLISASAGAKAVDDSNGKFQQGAYVRGRDGFIYQYGTPNGRFGAAFVARFRPADILDLRKYEYFTGDKARPWSPDQTKSKAVVREPVGEMSVAWNSYLGRYIMLAGNNGNGSLALRTATDPQGPWSAPTSLLNSGQLSGVYAPYIYAGSPAGGQYLYFTASRWQDYNVMMLRTDLTRIPVR, from the coding sequence ATGAGATTTCGTTCGATTCTGGCTGTCGTCACCACCGCGAGCGTGGCGTTGTCGGTCGCCGCGACCATCGGCGTCACCGCGCCGGCCTCGGCCGCGCCGTGTGGCAATCGGGGGATCTTCGGGTCCAGCCTGGCGTTCGGCAGCAGCCTCGGCGGCCTGCTCGGCCGACGCAGCGACCAGAAGCCGCTGCCGCGGGTGCTGACCGGCAACACGCGGACCGTCGGATGGGTCACCGGTGCACTGTCGCCGAACCGCACCGACACCCGGTTCGGTATCTCCGGCACCGATCTCGGCATCTCCTGGGACAACGGGTCGGGGCAGACCCTGATGGCGTTCGGCGACACCTACGGCGACTGCAATGCGCCGGGGCAGCAGTGGCGGCACAACACGATCCTGCGAACCTCTGACACCACCCCGGGCGACGGCGTGACCATCCCGTCCGGCATCCCCGGCAACGTCCGTTCGGGTGCCTCGGTCTCCGCGGGCGCCCCACGCAGGGCGTCGGAAAGCGTTCCGTCGCCGGGCATCCCGGGGGTCGCGATCACGACGATCCCGACCGCAGGGATCGCGATCAACGGCATCCAGTTCATGAACTACATGTCGGTCCGCTCCTGGGGTGACGCCGGACGATGGGTGACCAACTACTCGGCCGTGGCGGTTTCCCGCGACAACGGTCAGACCTGGACGACCGCGCAGTCGACCGTGCGGCCCAACCTGATCTCCGCGTCGGCGGGGGCCAAGGCCGTCGACGACAGCAACGGCAAGTTCCAACAGGGCGCGTACGTCCGGGGCCGCGACGGCTTCATCTACCAGTACGGCACCCCGAACGGCCGCTTCGGCGCCGCGTTCGTCGCCCGGTTCCGCCCCGCCGACATCCTCGATCTGAGGAAGTACGAGTACTTCACCGGCGACAAGGCCAGGCCGTGGTCGCCCGATCAGACGAAGTCGAAGGCCGTCGTGCGTGAGCCGGTGGGCGAGATGTCGGTCGCATGGAACTCCTACCTGGGGCGCTACATCATGCTGGCGGGCAACAACGGGAACGGTTCGCTGGCGCTGCGCACCGCGACCGATCCACAGGGACCGTGGAGCGCACCGACATCCCTGCTGAACTCGGGTCAGCTCAGCGGCGTCTACGCGCCGTACATCTACGCCGGGTCCCCCGCGGGCGGGCAGTACCTGTACTTCACCGCGTCGCGCTGGCAGGACTACAACGTGATGATGCTGCGCACCGATCTCACGCGGATCCCCGTCCGCTGA
- the typA gene encoding translational GTPase TypA: MNAAPNFRNVAIVAHVDHGKTTLVDAMLRQSGVFTEREEVVDRVMDSGDLEREKGITILAKNTAVHRRQPDGTEVVINVIDTPGHADFGGEVERGLSMVDGVVLLVDASEGPLPQTRFVLRKALAASLPVILLVNKTDRPDARIAEVVSESHDLILDLASDVDEEAAEAAELALDLPVLYASGRAGIASTVAPENGNVPEGENLDPLFDMLLSYVPAPKGDLDAPLQAHVTNLDASPFLGRLALVRLYAGTLKKGQTVAWMREVDGEPVTERAKITELLVTVGVARTPGETAVAGDIVAVAGMPEIMIGDTLADVDNPIALPRITVDEPAISVTIGTNTSPLVGRVKGHKLTSRMVKDRLDSELVGNVSLRVLDIGRPDAWEVQGRGELALAILVEQMRREGFELTVGKPQVVTKQVDGKLHEPFEHLTIDVPEEYLGAVTQLLAARKGRMGDMTNHGSGWVRMEFIVPSRGLIGFRTDFLTETRGTGIANAVFDGYAPWAGEIRARHTGSLVSDRAGSVTPFAMIQLADRGTFFVEPGADTYEGMVVGINPRMEDLDINVTKEKKLTNMRQSSADVMETLAKPIKLELEAAMEFCTDDECVEVTPEVVRVRKVDLDATTRGRERSRAKARNANV; the protein is encoded by the coding sequence GTGAATGCTGCTCCGAACTTCCGTAACGTCGCAATCGTGGCGCACGTCGACCACGGCAAGACCACTCTGGTCGACGCGATGCTTCGACAGTCCGGTGTCTTCACCGAGCGGGAAGAGGTCGTCGACCGGGTGATGGACTCCGGTGACCTCGAGCGCGAGAAGGGCATCACCATTCTCGCGAAGAACACCGCCGTGCACCGTCGTCAGCCCGACGGAACCGAGGTCGTCATCAACGTCATCGACACCCCCGGCCACGCCGATTTCGGTGGCGAGGTCGAGCGCGGACTCTCCATGGTCGACGGTGTCGTGCTCCTCGTCGACGCCTCCGAGGGCCCGCTGCCGCAGACCCGCTTCGTGCTGCGCAAGGCCCTCGCCGCCTCGCTGCCGGTGATCCTGCTGGTGAACAAGACCGACCGCCCCGACGCCCGTATCGCCGAGGTCGTCTCCGAGAGCCACGACCTCATCCTCGATCTGGCCTCCGACGTCGACGAGGAGGCCGCCGAGGCCGCCGAACTGGCCCTCGACCTGCCCGTCCTCTACGCCTCGGGCCGCGCAGGCATCGCCAGCACCGTCGCGCCGGAGAACGGCAACGTACCCGAGGGCGAGAACCTCGATCCGCTCTTCGACATGCTGCTGTCCTACGTGCCCGCGCCCAAGGGTGATCTCGACGCGCCGCTGCAGGCCCACGTGACCAACCTCGACGCGTCGCCGTTCCTCGGCCGCCTCGCTCTGGTCCGTCTGTACGCGGGCACCCTGAAGAAGGGGCAGACCGTGGCCTGGATGCGTGAGGTCGACGGCGAGCCCGTCACCGAGCGCGCGAAGATCACCGAACTCCTCGTCACCGTCGGCGTCGCCCGCACCCCGGGTGAGACCGCCGTGGCCGGCGACATCGTCGCCGTCGCCGGTATGCCGGAGATCATGATCGGCGACACCCTCGCCGACGTGGACAACCCGATCGCCCTGCCGCGCATCACCGTCGACGAGCCCGCGATCTCGGTGACCATCGGCACCAACACCTCGCCGCTGGTCGGCCGGGTCAAGGGCCACAAGCTCACCTCGCGCATGGTCAAGGACCGTCTCGACAGCGAACTGGTCGGCAACGTCTCGCTGCGCGTCCTCGACATCGGGCGCCCGGACGCCTGGGAGGTCCAGGGCCGTGGCGAACTCGCGCTCGCGATCCTCGTCGAGCAGATGCGTCGCGAGGGCTTCGAGCTCACCGTGGGCAAGCCCCAGGTGGTCACCAAGCAGGTCGACGGCAAGCTGCACGAGCCCTTCGAGCACCTGACCATCGACGTCCCCGAGGAGTACCTGGGCGCCGTCACGCAGCTGCTGGCCGCACGCAAGGGCCGCATGGGCGACATGACCAACCACGGCAGTGGCTGGGTCCGCATGGAGTTCATCGTCCCGTCGCGTGGACTCATCGGTTTCCGCACCGACTTCCTCACCGAGACCCGCGGTACCGGCATCGCCAACGCCGTGTTCGACGGTTACGCGCCGTGGGCCGGCGAGATCCGCGCCCGCCACACCGGTTCGCTGGTCTCCGACCGCGCGGGTTCGGTCACCCCGTTCGCGATGATCCAGCTCGCCGATCGCGGAACGTTCTTCGTCGAGCCGGGTGCCGACACCTACGAGGGCATGGTCGTGGGTATCAACCCGCGCATGGAGGACCTCGACATCAACGTCACCAAGGAGAAGAAGCTGACCAACATGCGTCAGTCCTCCGCCGACGTGATGGAGACCCTCGCCAAGCCGATCAAGCTCGAGCTCGAGGCCGCGATGGAGTTCTGTACCGATGACGAATGCGTCGAGGTGACCCCCGAGGTCGTCCGCGTGCGCAAGGTCGACCTCGACGCCACCACCCGTGGCCGCGAGCGGTCGCGTGCCAAGGCCCGCAACGCGAACGTCTGA
- a CDS encoding ABC transporter family substrate-binding protein — protein MRCRGAARVMFALWCVVAVATAACTADPPPPVQQSEAPPPPTDVPQGQTISVATDTIGVGFNPHLSADQSPVTAAVAAMTLPSAFTPVATPTGVAWFLDPAVLIGAEVTSQSPFTVTYRIAQDAQWSDGLPVTGEDFSYLWEQMSRQPGTVAPAGYRLIDDVASRAGGKEAVVRFKAPYPAWRELFTSLLPSHALRGVPDGFQTGMDSGLPVSAGRFAISGIDPSRDEIRLQRNDRYWRTPAVVDQIVLHRVGTSTQLAESVRSSDTRVVAVAGGPALAGSLGAIPGVVTGRTAVGRSLGITLNTRSPIMSDVAVRQGILGLVDTQVLIDAGAGAATVTPFANTVYQPSDPGYFLADRSVPDAAAVAEYFATGGYFPVPAAASTSPPSSSGASSPATDASATPTTTQSATDGGSSTATTLPQGVVPLQRGGKTLEVRIGVVAGDTRTRAAADSLSDQLRGAGVLAEVRALSAPELYGTALTDPSVDIVVGWQSAGVSPATRLASSTECDTPRSGAPGTSATPTPSGVVPTTVAPSASPTTTPDRSSATGDERYASNVSGLCDRTLADLANRALSAADPTTTLREAETAVAAQHVYLPVFQDSVLTAVGPGTTNVRLDGPVATGIFGNSGTWGIDRG, from the coding sequence ATGAGGTGCCGGGGCGCCGCACGGGTGATGTTCGCGCTCTGGTGCGTCGTCGCGGTCGCGACCGCGGCGTGTACCGCCGACCCACCGCCCCCGGTGCAGCAGTCGGAGGCCCCGCCGCCGCCGACCGACGTCCCGCAGGGGCAGACGATCTCGGTGGCCACCGACACGATCGGGGTGGGGTTCAACCCGCATCTGTCGGCAGATCAGAGTCCGGTCACCGCAGCGGTCGCCGCGATGACCCTGCCGAGCGCGTTCACTCCCGTCGCCACGCCGACGGGGGTGGCGTGGTTCCTCGACCCGGCGGTCCTGATCGGCGCCGAGGTGACCTCGCAGTCGCCGTTCACGGTGACCTATCGGATAGCCCAGGACGCCCAGTGGTCCGACGGGTTGCCGGTCACCGGCGAGGACTTCTCGTACCTGTGGGAGCAGATGTCGCGCCAGCCCGGCACCGTGGCCCCCGCCGGTTACCGCCTCATCGACGACGTCGCGTCCCGCGCGGGCGGCAAGGAGGCGGTGGTCCGCTTCAAGGCCCCCTACCCGGCCTGGCGTGAGCTGTTCACCTCGCTACTGCCCTCGCATGCCCTGCGCGGGGTCCCCGACGGTTTCCAGACGGGCATGGACTCCGGTCTGCCCGTCTCGGCGGGCCGGTTCGCGATCAGCGGCATCGACCCCAGCCGCGACGAGATCCGCCTGCAGCGCAACGACCGGTACTGGCGCACCCCCGCGGTCGTCGACCAGATCGTGCTGCACCGGGTGGGTACGTCCACCCAACTCGCCGAATCGGTGCGGTCGAGCGACACCCGGGTCGTCGCCGTGGCCGGCGGACCCGCCCTCGCCGGGAGCCTCGGGGCCATCCCCGGTGTCGTCACCGGACGAACCGCGGTCGGTCGATCGCTCGGCATCACGCTGAACACCCGGAGTCCGATCATGTCCGACGTCGCCGTGCGGCAGGGGATCCTCGGCCTGGTCGACACGCAGGTGCTCATCGACGCCGGTGCGGGCGCGGCCACGGTCACCCCGTTCGCCAACACCGTCTACCAACCGTCGGACCCGGGGTACTTCCTCGCCGACCGCTCGGTGCCCGACGCGGCCGCGGTCGCCGAATACTTCGCGACGGGCGGGTACTTCCCGGTGCCGGCGGCGGCGTCGACGAGCCCGCCGTCGTCGAGCGGCGCGAGTTCGCCGGCGACCGACGCGTCGGCGACCCCGACCACCACCCAGTCCGCCACCGACGGTGGATCGTCGACGGCCACGACCCTGCCGCAGGGCGTCGTGCCGCTGCAGCGCGGCGGCAAGACGCTCGAGGTACGCATCGGCGTCGTCGCCGGCGACACCCGCACCCGCGCCGCCGCCGACAGTCTGAGCGACCAGCTGCGCGGAGCGGGCGTCCTCGCCGAGGTACGGGCGCTGTCCGCGCCCGAGCTCTACGGCACCGCCCTCACCGATCCGTCCGTCGACATCGTCGTGGGATGGCAGTCGGCGGGGGTCTCGCCGGCCACCCGACTCGCGTCGAGCACCGAGTGCGACACACCGCGATCCGGTGCCCCCGGCACCTCGGCCACCCCGACGCCGAGCGGCGTCGTACCCACCACCGTCGCGCCCAGCGCATCGCCGACGACCACCCCGGACCGCTCGTCGGCGACGGGCGACGAGCGCTACGCGAGCAATGTCTCCGGACTCTGCGACCGGACCCTGGCCGATCTGGCGAACCGGGCGCTGAGCGCCGCCGACCCGACGACGACGCTGCGTGAGGCAGAGACCGCCGTCGCCGCACAACACGTCTACCTACCGGTCTTCCAGGACTCGGTGCTGACCGCGGTCGGGCCGGGCACGACGAACGTCCGCCTCGACGGTCCCGTGGCCACCGGCATCTTCGGCAACAGCGGCACGTGGGGGATCGACCGGGGATGA